Within Planococcus citri chromosome 2, ihPlaCitr1.1, whole genome shotgun sequence, the genomic segment tatctctaaaaagCCTATTTTCAGTAAcataaactctcatgacgatttcaGCTTGTGGTAtaggattaaaaaattttaataaggaatcattttttggggaaagctTGGCGTgtccaaataggtaggtaaggagtTAGACTGGTATAACTAAATAGGATAAGTGGGTAATTCTACAGGAAAGTAACATAAAGGAACCTACCTATACTCCAGATAATTAAAATGTCTAAACATGAGAGTAATTTATTTCCTATCATCGAAAAAGGTTAGAAAAAAGGGACTATATACAAGTaggtaaatacctatcaaagtttcaaaagcaTAAGGTGAGATCATAACCTCTTTTAGGTGATAGGTATTTATTCGAtcataaaatattattcatagGAATAATTACGATGTTAGAcacattataaatttgaatcgttTACTCGATTATCTAAATTTCTAAGAGCTAATAAAATATCATACCTGATATATCTAATTATTAGTTTCTAAACCTGACATtaccttgacaattttgatttaataaacTAAGACTGAGTCAATTTCCATGACTATATAGAAGCCCTATCTAAGAAGAATTTTCCCTAAATTCACACCATTATCTAGGCGTGTGCCTAAGCACCGCCATTACTGGCTTACGTGACACAGGTCTACTCTTCCATAATTAAAACCGATTCAATCGAATTAAAACACGAAATcattatcgaaaattcaaacaaatttaacACTTGAAActaattcattttattcttactcgaaacattattagaaaaataaaaacatagaaAGAAAAAGGATTAATTACAACGCGATCGCGTAACACTTCAAAACGTACGTACTACTCACCATTCAAATTATTATTCGATACCTACTACGTTAGGTAGGACTTACCTAACGTCCataagttcaacttttccccACTCTCATCACTTAAGCCCATAATCATTGAACAATATGTAGATAGGTTAATCTACCCAAATAAATTCAGGCAAATTAACATGACCTATGCTACATAAAATTCTCCCCTGGCAAACTGAAGTGAGGAGATTGggaaaaagttgtactttggaaaattttcaaattaaaaatatcttcgaaagacaagtacaaaaatttgataaaaatttaaagataaaaaaaaaaaaaaactcgaaaattataaaataaaaagatcatAAATCACAGCTGctgatttaaacaaaaattacaaatacaaaaaaggTCACAATCGAGAAAAAACGTCATAATCGGGTACATAGTCAAAATCggtagaaaaaacaaaaagaaaaatacaaaaaatactcgaaaaagaAACAATAACATTGTATAAACTCGAAAAAGGAACGAAACCTATTTACCGTCGTAGCGACCGTCGTCCACTCCATCCTTCGTCTTTTTCGCTCGAATGTAGAGGAGTATGTGTTCGAATTCTGCTCGAAGTTGATCAGGTGACATTATTCGAAGTGTGTTTAAGATGCCATCTACTCGAATCAATGGCAGCATCTTCTTGCAACGGACTATTCGAGGAGTAGGATTTGTTCGCGTACCTTTGAGCGTAAATTCGACCTTATTATCATCGTATTTAATAATGTTCGATGTAAAATTCCGTCCGAGAATAATGGTACCTTTAACTTCACCAGAAATTCGATAAGGTTGCAGTTCGGTAACGTAGCAGTTGACGATATGCTCGTCATTTTCGTATCCTGGCATTCCAGGGTTGAGAGTGATCGGGAAGTATACTGAAAAGTTGCTTTTTACTCGAAAATCGTCGCGCCAAGGAATATAAATCACCGTCTCTGCTTCAAGTGCTTGCTTTGCAATCAACCCCGGATTTGACCAAGTCAAGTAACTGACCACCGAATTCGACACGAGAGAATGCTGTAACCGGGAATCATAAATTACTTCGATAGGTTGATTTCGCACTTTGCCCAAGATGGTAAATGGCCATGCTAAAGCATCTCGTAAACTTATATAAGTCCAAATCGGTCCGTACAAATATCGAGCGTTATGGGAATCATTTTCAAAGGTGTTTCTCACGAGGTTCAAGTGGTTTTTCCACGCATTAGCCTCTGTCTCGATCCTCGGTATTTCGTAGGTTTGACGTCGGTTGTAACTTTCGATCATCGGCTcaatgatttgaaattgttggTATATGCCTCTGTTTAGACCGCGCCAAATTTCgatatataaattttgaaaagcgcTCACCGGACaatcgaaatttattcttaaaGATTCTCCTTCGTAATGGTATGGAATGAAGGCGTGAATACGATTAATTGGAATTCTATCTTCGTCGATCAAATATTCCGGAGCGATTTGAATGGCGTTAGCAGGAATCGGCTTAAATCGAGGTTCGATGGTGGCAGATTTTTTCGCATTTGGTACCGACGTGTCCGGAGAAGCGAGAGATTGCTTGGAAGTCGAAGCGCCTGAATTCAACGAAAGATTCATATTCGCACCAAAAGAAACGTTCTTTTTTACATTCGAGTCTACCGCCGGTGTTTTCGCAGCTGgtttcttttttgtaaattggacGTCGTCATCCGTCttcgattttgatttctttaaagatgacttcaactgattttcgaTGCTCGAAGACTCAgaattcgaattcgaaataGATGATCTTTCAGGAGCTTCTGGATTCTCAGGTCTGATAGAAATCGGTAAATCATTGAATGCGCAGGAGATAAATTCATCCATATTCGGTATGATCAACAATTCATTAGGTACGAAAGTTGAAAAGGAACGAATCAGCGAACGGTCGAATGTGGTTGGCTTAAACTCATCGAGTAAATAGTCGCAGCCAAAAGTCAACGTCAGAAATTCGTTAACGTATAGACGGACTTTATTGAGCAAAAACTCGAACGcagcttttttcaaagcttcCGAAAAACTCAATGACTCGACTTGAACGTTAATTCGATGACGGATCGGGCATTCGTAGTTGAATCCAATAAATGGAAATAATTTCTGGTCTTTTCGCTCGATGATAATATCCAATTCAGCAGACTGGGGGGTACACATGAACACTCGATCGTCGGGAATAAATTCGTTCTTGATGAAGTGAACGTGACAGTCGCTACACTTGGAATAGAATCGATTATTGTGGatctaaaacaaaagaaaaatacaacacaatTCTAGGTTAATTTCTACTCGAATATCGAAATATACAATATTACATA encodes:
- the LOC135835511 gene encoding uncharacterized protein LOC135835511 — encoded protein: MDAPKIHNNRFYSKCSDCHVHFIKNEFIPDDRVFMCTPQSAELDIIIERKDQKLFPFIGFNYECPIRHRINVQVESLSFSEALKKAAFEFLLNKVRLYVNEFLTLTFGCDYLLDEFKPTTFDRSLIRSFSTFVPNELLIIPNMDEFISCAFNDLPISIRPENPEAPERSSISNSNSESSSIENQLKSSLKKSKSKTDDDVQFTKKKPAAKTPAVDSNVKKNVSFGANMNLSLNSGASTSKQSLASPDTSVPNAKKSATIEPRFKPIPANAIQIAPEYLIDEDRIPINRIHAFIPYHYEGESLRINFDCPVSAFQNLYIEIWRGLNRGIYQQFQIIEPMIESYNRRQTYEIPRIETEANAWKNHLNLVRNTFENDSHNARYLYGPIWTYISLRDALAWPFTILGKVRNQPIEVIYDSRLQHSLVSNSVVSYLTWSNPGLIAKQALEAETVIYIPWRDDFRVKSNFSVYFPITLNPGMPGYENDEHIVNCYVTELQPYRISGEVKGTIILGRNFTSNIIKYDDNKVEFTLKGTRTNPTPRIVRCKKMLPLIRVDGILNTLRIMSPDQLRAEFEHILLYIRAKKTKDGVDDGRYDGK